The Mucilaginibacter yixingensis genome window below encodes:
- a CDS encoding M1 family metallopeptidase, translating to MISNLRKTLWLAALTLFCQLLQAQTILVKPVNIQQAYTNGTRSDDGRPGKNYWQNTADYHIKVSFDPQTRNVGGSVEIDYVNNSPDTLKQIVFKLYPNIYKKGAARDKPVNPEDLTDGVQISHLKIGSKNIDVNNHDALTIDGTNMTVPNQQVLPHQKVHMSVGYAYNLNKGSHNRTGQVEDGSYFIAYFFPRVAVYDDIDGWNTIPYTGTAEFYNDFCHFNAEVTLPADYVVWATGTLTNATEVLNKRIADRIALAAQQDSVTNIITEADVKAGDVTTKGDKHTWKFEADSVTDFVFATSNHYIWQASSLVVDPQTGRRTRVDAAFNPKHKSFFNVIGYARKTVAAMSYQFIKWPFPYEHETVFDGLDQMEYPMMVNDNPLDIVADDIELTDHEIFHTMFPFYMGINETKYGWMDEGWATIGEWLITAMIDPSVTDKYGIDNYALSAGHEDDVPITTLTTELGGSAEFTNPYSKPAMGYLYIKDLLGDELFTKAMHHYIALWHGKHPGPFDFFNCINEGSGRNLNWFWQRWFFERGVPDMAISSVTHIGNQYKATIKQVGNKPLPIHLTLNLADGSKQIVHKDISAWEKGNKTYVVDFTTGKKIKTIVLGDVLIPDSDPKNNTFVMKR from the coding sequence ATGATCTCAAACTTAAGGAAAACGCTTTGGCTAGCAGCGCTTACGCTATTTTGCCAGTTACTACAGGCTCAAACCATACTGGTAAAACCGGTTAACATACAGCAGGCTTATACCAACGGTACCCGCAGCGATGATGGCCGTCCCGGCAAAAATTACTGGCAAAACACGGCCGATTATCATATCAAAGTTAGCTTCGATCCGCAAACCCGAAACGTTGGGGGCTCGGTAGAAATTGATTACGTCAATAACAGCCCGGATACGCTGAAGCAAATAGTATTTAAGCTGTATCCCAACATTTATAAAAAAGGTGCCGCCCGCGATAAACCCGTTAATCCGGAAGATCTTACAGACGGTGTACAGATCTCGCATCTCAAAATCGGCAGCAAAAATATTGATGTAAACAACCATGATGCCCTGACTATTGACGGTACCAACATGACGGTGCCAAATCAACAGGTTTTGCCGCATCAAAAAGTGCATATGTCGGTTGGCTATGCGTACAATCTTAACAAGGGCTCGCACAACCGTACCGGGCAGGTTGAGGATGGATCGTATTTCATTGCTTATTTCTTTCCGCGTGTGGCTGTATACGATGATATTGATGGCTGGAACACCATCCCATACACCGGCACGGCGGAGTTTTATAATGATTTCTGTCATTTTAACGCGGAGGTTACCCTGCCCGCTGATTATGTGGTATGGGCCACCGGTACGCTTACCAACGCTACCGAAGTGCTGAATAAAAGAATTGCCGACCGTATAGCCCTGGCTGCCCAACAGGATAGTGTAACCAATATTATTACCGAGGCCGATGTGAAGGCGGGCGACGTTACCACTAAAGGCGATAAGCATACCTGGAAGTTTGAGGCCGATAGCGTGACTGATTTTGTGTTTGCTACCAGTAATCACTACATCTGGCAGGCATCAAGCCTGGTGGTTGACCCCCAAACCGGCAGACGTACACGCGTTGACGCAGCCTTCAACCCTAAACACAAAAGTTTTTTTAACGTGATTGGCTATGCCCGTAAAACGGTAGCGGCTATGAGCTATCAGTTTATTAAATGGCCCTTCCCGTATGAGCATGAAACCGTGTTTGATGGGCTCGACCAGATGGAATACCCCATGATGGTAAACGATAACCCGTTGGATATTGTAGCCGATGATATTGAACTGACCGATCACGAGATTTTTCATACCATGTTTCCTTTTTACATGGGTATTAACGAAACCAAATACGGCTGGATGGATGAAGGCTGGGCCACCATTGGCGAGTGGCTGATTACCGCGATGATTGATCCGTCTGTTACCGATAAATATGGAATAGACAATTATGCTCTGTCTGCCGGGCACGAGGATGATGTGCCTATTACTACCCTTACTACAGAACTGGGGGGCTCGGCAGAGTTTACCAATCCCTACTCCAAACCGGCTATGGGCTACCTGTATATAAAAGATCTGCTGGGTGATGAGCTGTTTACCAAAGCTATGCATCATTATATTGCCCTGTGGCACGGCAAACATCCCGGACCGTTTGATTTTTTTAATTGCATCAATGAAGGCTCGGGCCGTAACCTTAACTGGTTTTGGCAGCGCTGGTTTTTTGAGCGTGGCGTGCCGGATATGGCCATCAGCTCGGTAACCCACATCGGTAATCAATACAAAGCCACCATTAAGCAGGTAGGCAACAAGCCACTGCCCATCCATCTCACGCTAAATTTGGCCGATGGCAGCAAACAGATTGTGCATAAAGACATATCAGCCTGGGAGAAGGGTAACAAAACCTATGTGGTAGATTTTACCACTGGAAAAAAGATTAAAACCATTGTACTGGGCGATGTGCTGATCCCCGACTCGGACCCTAAGAATAACACGTTTGTGATGAAGCGTTGA
- a CDS encoding DUF4397 domain-containing protein encodes MPGFKKYTPVLLIIAAMAAGACTKGSDAPQKTPKMASLNVVNAVTDVNAVNFYLNGTRQNTNSAIYLGGTSGYNNFPIGTQTYQFKVDSPSRTLLTEVKITLPDSGAVYTAVLAGQRSANNLTTIFTQDKFVADTVLRSHIRFIQASQGTQAYDVFVGDTLAFKNQTFKSVTDFMPTGQGKKTVKVMAAGTSTVLYTTSVTVLAASYYTLFTYGQPNVTGKDALATSIILNR; translated from the coding sequence ATGCCCGGTTTTAAAAAATATACTCCCGTTTTGCTCATTATTGCGGCCATGGCTGCAGGTGCCTGCACCAAAGGCTCAGACGCGCCGCAGAAAACGCCAAAAATGGCCAGTCTGAACGTTGTTAACGCGGTAACTGACGTTAACGCCGTTAATTTTTATCTGAACGGTACCCGGCAAAACACCAACTCGGCTATATATCTGGGGGGCACATCGGGATATAACAATTTTCCCATCGGCACGCAGACCTATCAGTTTAAAGTTGATTCGCCGAGCAGAACGCTGCTAACTGAGGTAAAAATAACCTTACCTGATTCTGGCGCTGTTTACACCGCGGTACTTGCGGGGCAACGCAGTGCCAATAACCTTACAACCATTTTTACACAAGACAAGTTTGTGGCCGATACCGTGCTTAGAAGTCATATCCGGTTTATCCAGGCTTCACAGGGCACACAGGCTTATGATGTTTTTGTTGGCGATACTTTGGCGTTTAAAAACCAGACCTTTAAATCTGTAACCGATTTTATGCCTACGGGGCAGGGTAAAAAAACCGTCAAAGTGATGGCTGCAGGCACAAGTACCGTGCTTTATACTACTTCTGTAACCGTGTTGGCCGCCAGCTATTACACCTTATTTACTTACGGTCAACCTAATGTAACGGGTAAAGATGCTTTGGCCACTTCTATCATATTAAACAGATGA
- a CDS encoding DUF4397 domain-containing protein, producing the protein MIAPKKYRIKTLPAFMLIILGVMVFSLISACKSTTPVTPSNGIITQINVVNLSPDMGGLYLWSNFLQQNGVFKPYIYGKPSGYVAVLNTNVPFELRTRDNVSYFNYNKVLVLNNRYTVFTTGLVADKSQTTIMTLDSDAAPTIGRGKVRFVNASARSINLDLTANGTIAFSNLAFAKVSKYVEMPAGIYDFKIFTTGTTDALADLSRFTVQDGKLYTIYSQGILGRTDSATFGMNIITNR; encoded by the coding sequence ATGATTGCTCCTAAAAAATACCGCATCAAAACGTTACCGGCTTTTATGCTGATTATTCTGGGCGTCATGGTGTTTTCTCTCATATCGGCCTGCAAAAGCACTACGCCGGTTACGCCATCAAACGGCATCATTACGCAGATCAACGTTGTTAATCTGAGCCCCGATATGGGTGGGCTATATCTTTGGTCTAACTTCCTGCAACAAAACGGCGTCTTTAAACCATATATCTATGGTAAGCCGTCGGGCTATGTAGCTGTTCTTAATACCAATGTGCCTTTTGAATTGAGAACGCGCGACAACGTGTCGTACTTTAACTACAACAAGGTGCTTGTTCTAAACAACCGCTATACCGTTTTTACTACAGGGTTAGTAGCCGACAAATCTCAAACTACAATCATGACCCTGGATAGTGACGCTGCGCCTACAATTGGCCGGGGCAAAGTGCGCTTTGTTAATGCATCGGCACGCTCTATCAATCTTGATTTAACGGCAAATGGCACCATCGCCTTTTCAAATCTGGCTTTTGCAAAGGTTAGCAAGTATGTAGAAATGCCCGCAGGCATTTATGATTTCAAGATCTTTACCACCGGCACCACCGATGCACTGGCAGATCTGTCCAGATTTACGGTTCAGGACGGCAAACTCTATACCATTTACTCGCAAGGTATATTGGGCAGAACAGACTCGGCCACCTTCGGGATGAACATTATTACCAACAGGTAG
- a CDS encoding short chain dehydrogenase, with amino-acid sequence MKIIIVGATGTIGKYVTAALQKDHEIIQVGSKSGDIQLDITSPDAIKQFFEKIGSFDALISTAGDGHFGPLGSMTDTDFRKGINSKLMGQVNLVLQGQHYINPKGSFTLTSGILSEDPVVYAAGLSAVNAALDGFVRGAAIELDNGVRINAVSPGVVEDSPGYFPYFPGHIPVKMDRVTQAYLKSVLGAATGQVFKVF; translated from the coding sequence ATGAAAATTATTATTGTTGGCGCCACTGGCACCATTGGCAAGTACGTTACCGCTGCTTTGCAAAAAGATCACGAGATTATACAAGTGGGCTCAAAAAGCGGCGATATACAGTTAGACATTACCTCGCCCGATGCCATTAAACAGTTTTTTGAAAAGATTGGCAGCTTTGATGCTTTGATCAGCACCGCTGGCGATGGCCATTTTGGCCCGCTGGGTAGTATGACCGATACCGATTTTCGCAAGGGTATTAATAGCAAACTGATGGGACAGGTTAACCTGGTGCTGCAGGGGCAGCATTATATCAATCCTAAAGGTTCATTTACGTTAACCTCTGGTATTTTGTCAGAAGATCCTGTTGTTTATGCCGCAGGCTTGAGTGCCGTTAATGCTGCCCTGGATGGCTTTGTGCGTGGCGCAGCTATAGAGCTGGATAATGGCGTACGTATTAATGCGGTTAGTCCGGGTGTGGTAGAAGACTCGCCTGGTTATTTCCCTTACTTTCCCGGCCATATTCCGGTTAAGATGGATCGTGTTACGCAGGCTTACCTGAAAAGCGTATTGGGTGCGGCTACAGGGCAGGTGTTCAAGGTGTTTTAG